In the genome of Catalinimonas alkaloidigena, the window TTATCGGCGGCTTGGGTTTGGCCGCCTTCCAGCACGCCATCTTTGTAGGGCCAGGCCAACACAACGTCCTTGCTCGCCGACAGAAACCGTTGCTCCGACGTGAGGCCCAGCTGGTTCTTGTAGGCGGTATAGCTGTCGGGCAGAAAATCCTTCCCGGTCACGATCTGCTGAAAGCCCGCCTGATCGAATACACATACGCCGTCGACTTCCCGGAAAAATCGTGCGCGAATGCGCGGATGGCTCCGCAGTAGCCGCAGCAGCTCGGCATCGAGTTGCCAGATCAAATCCTGCAGCTTGTTTTTGCGCCAGGTCCCCTCGCTGACCAGGCGGGCGTCGTGCCGAAGAAGCTGGTGCAGTTCTTCCAAGAGGGAGGGCATGGCGGCAGGGGGCATACATCAAAGCTACGGTTTGCCGTGGAAACGGAACAGGGCCCCGCCGGGTGACGCCTGCAAAACACCAACTTACTCGGCGTGTTTACTTGCACCGCACGTGCATCGTGCGTTAGCTTTACCGTATTAACCTCCCGCTCTATGAAACACTTTTTCCTCCTGTTATTCCTGATTCCATTCCATGTCGTACACGCCCAACGCCCTGACCCGGCTCCGCCTCAGGAACGTCCCATCTTGCTAAGTGGCGCCACGTTGCACACGGGCACGGGCGAGGTGATCGAAAATGCGGTGGTGGGCTTTGCCGAGGGAAAAATCACGTTGGTCGGGGCTGCCGCTGCGACGACGTTCAACCCCGCCGATTTTCGGGTGATTGATGTCTCAGGACAGCATTTGTACCCCGGCCTGATTCTGCCCAATGCCGAGGTGGGGCTGGTCGAAATTTCGGCGGTACGTGCCACCAACGACGAAGAAGAGGTCGGCGAACTGAACCCGAACGTCCGGGCGCTGATTGCCTACAATACTGATTCTGACATCATTCCGACCATTCGGTCCAACGGCATTCTGACCGTGCAGACTACACCTCGGGGGAGCTTGCTGAGTGGCGCTTCATCGCTCATGCAACTGGACGGCTGGAACTGGGAAGATGCGGCGGTCAAAGCCGACGACGGCCTGCACATCTACTGGCCCAACCTGTTTACCCGAAGCGGCTGGTGGGCCGAGCCCGGAGGTGTAAAAAAGAACGAAAATCGTGATAAGGAAATCCAGGAACTGGAAAGCCTGTTCAGCGAAGCGGCCGCTTACAATCCCGCCAACGAAGCCGTTAAAAATCTAAAACTCACCGCCTTGAAAGGACTTTTCGATGGGTCGCAGCGTCTTTACCTGCACGCCAGTTACGGAAAAGAAATTGTGGAGGCGGTCCAGTTTGCCTTGCGGCATGGGGTGCAGCATCCGGTGGTGATCGGCGGACAAGACGCCTGGATGGTGACCGACTTTCTGAAAGAACACAACATACCGGTGGTGTTGTCGACCATTCATGCCCTGCCGCCGCGCCCGGAAAGCAACGTCGACCATGCATATGAACTGCCACACCGCCTGCAGGAAGCCGGCATTACCGTAGCGCTCGATTACGACGACGAAAGCTACTTCCGGAGCCGGAGCTTACCGTTTCTGGCAGGCACGGCGGCCGCGTACGGCGTCGACCGGGAAGAGGCGCTGAAAATGGTGACCTCCAACCCGGCGAAGATCATGGGCATCGACGACCGGTTAGGAACCGTAGAAGTCGGGAAAGATGCCACGTTGGTGGTGTCGCAGGGCGATCTGCTCGACATGCGGACCAGCCACGTAACCCAGGCCTTCATCAACGGGCGGGAAATTTCGCTGGACAACAAGCACAAGCGTCTGTACGAAACCTACCGCAAAAAGTATCAGTTGGGCGAATAGCGCATTCATGGAGATCCTAATTTTTGGCGCAACGGGGGGAACGGGGCTGGAATTGGTCCGGCAGGCCATTCCGGCAGGGCATCGTCTCACGGCGTTTGTCCGGAATCCGCAGAAAATCCAGGCAGGCAAAGGCTTGCGGGTCGTGGTAGGAGATGCGACCAAGTCGGACGATGTGGCGAAAGCCTTCGATCGGGAATACGATGCCGTGGTGTCGGCACTCGGGGGCGGGGCAAAAGCCGCGCAGCAGGTCTGTTCAACGGCCATCGAACACATTTTGCGGTACATGCAGGAGGTGGGCATTGCCCGACTGATTGCCGTTTCTTCCTTGGGCGTGGAGCCCGAGTACATGCCGCCGCTGTTTCGCTACGTGGTGTTGCCCTACTTTCTGCAAAAGGCGCACGACGACCTGACCCTGATGGAAACCTACATCCGGCGTAGCCTTCGCGACTGGACCTTGGTGCGTCCGCCCCGGCTGACCGACAAGAGCCTGACGGGGCAGTATCGCGTAACCACTGACTATGCGCACGACCTGCCCCGACGCGTTTCCCGCGCCGATCTGGCTCACTTTATCCTGAAATGCTTGACTGAGCGTAGCTACGTTCACGAGCTGCCCACCCTCGGCTATTAAACCACATTGGGAGCGGCCTGTGCCGGTCTTACCTAGCGATCGTACCAGCTCCGGCGGCGGCTCAACTTCAGGTCTTGCAACAGGGAAGCCTGTGCGCGCAGGTCGAACGTGTACGACTGGCGTTGCCCGAACGGAATCCAGTTGAAGGCCATAGTCCAGCAATGGAGGTCGCGGTTGATGCTGATCGTAGTAAAGCCAAAGTCTTTCGCCTCAAAATCGTAGGCCGACGTAAACGAAAGCT includes:
- a CDS encoding amidohydrolase family protein, whose translation is MKHFFLLLFLIPFHVVHAQRPDPAPPQERPILLSGATLHTGTGEVIENAVVGFAEGKITLVGAAAATTFNPADFRVIDVSGQHLYPGLILPNAEVGLVEISAVRATNDEEEVGELNPNVRALIAYNTDSDIIPTIRSNGILTVQTTPRGSLLSGASSLMQLDGWNWEDAAVKADDGLHIYWPNLFTRSGWWAEPGGVKKNENRDKEIQELESLFSEAAAYNPANEAVKNLKLTALKGLFDGSQRLYLHASYGKEIVEAVQFALRHGVQHPVVIGGQDAWMVTDFLKEHNIPVVLSTIHALPPRPESNVDHAYELPHRLQEAGITVALDYDDESYFRSRSLPFLAGTAAAYGVDREEALKMVTSNPAKIMGIDDRLGTVEVGKDATLVVSQGDLLDMRTSHVTQAFINGREISLDNKHKRLYETYRKKYQLGE
- a CDS encoding NAD(P)-dependent oxidoreductase; amino-acid sequence: MEILIFGATGGTGLELVRQAIPAGHRLTAFVRNPQKIQAGKGLRVVVGDATKSDDVAKAFDREYDAVVSALGGGAKAAQQVCSTAIEHILRYMQEVGIARLIAVSSLGVEPEYMPPLFRYVVLPYFLQKAHDDLTLMETYIRRSLRDWTLVRPPRLTDKSLTGQYRVTTDYAHDLPRRVSRADLAHFILKCLTERSYVHELPTLGY